One Campylobacter sputorum subsp. sputorum DNA segment encodes these proteins:
- a CDS encoding nitronate monooxygenase — protein sequence MSFSSLKIGKYEIKFPIIQGGMGLGISWDKLAGNVSLNGGLGVISSVGTGYYENKAYIDKEINSKPYNSENFYSSKALKKIIENARKICGNLPLGVNVMCAANDYERIVKDACDGGVNVIISGAGLPTNLPEFTKDFAHVALVPIVSSAKALKIICKRWSGRYNKIPDAVVLEGPKSGGHQGFTYEQCIDPEYQLEKLIPQVKEEIKNWGDFPLIAAGGIWDKKDIENAISLGANGVQMATRFIGTHECDAHINFKETILNAKQEDIELIKSPVGYPARGIRTNLLNLVDKRIGPKIQCISNCVAPCHRGVESKKVGYCIADRLYDAYAGVKETGLFFTGANGYKLKEIISVKELFKKLIDGENS from the coding sequence ATGAGTTTTTCGAGCTTAAAAATAGGAAAATATGAGATAAAATTTCCGATAATTCAAGGTGGAATGGGGCTTGGTATAAGCTGGGATAAACTTGCTGGAAATGTTAGTTTAAATGGAGGTCTTGGTGTAATAAGCTCTGTTGGAACAGGATACTATGAAAATAAAGCTTATATTGATAAAGAGATAAACTCAAAACCATATAATAGTGAAAATTTTTATTCATCTAAAGCCTTAAAAAAGATTATAGAAAATGCTAGAAAAATTTGCGGAAATTTACCTCTTGGCGTAAATGTAATGTGTGCTGCAAATGATTATGAAAGAATTGTTAAAGATGCTTGCGATGGAGGGGTAAATGTTATAATTTCAGGAGCAGGTCTTCCTACAAATTTACCAGAATTTACTAAAGATTTTGCTCATGTTGCTTTAGTGCCAATTGTATCTTCAGCAAAAGCATTAAAGATAATTTGCAAAAGATGGAGTGGAAGATACAATAAAATTCCAGACGCTGTTGTTTTAGAAGGTCCAAAAAGCGGAGGTCATCAAGGTTTTACTTATGAGCAATGCATTGATCCTGAGTATCAATTAGAAAAACTTATACCTCAAGTTAAAGAAGAGATAAAAAATTGGGGAGATTTTCCTTTGATAGCAGCTGGCGGTATTTGGGATAAAAAAGATATAGAAAATGCTATAAGTCTTGGTGCAAATGGCGTGCAAATGGCAACAAGATTTATTGGCACTCATGAGTGCGATGCCCATATTAATTTTAAAGAGACTATATTAAATGCAAAGCAAGAGGATATAGAGCTCATAAAATCTCCTGTTGGATACCCGGCAAGAGGCATTAGAACAAATCTTTTAAATTTAGTAGATAAAAGAATTGGTCCAAAAATACAATGTATTAGCAACTGCGTTGCACCTTGTCATAGAGGCGTTGAGTCAAAAAAAGTAGGGTATTGTATAGCAGATAGACTTTATGATGCATATGCCGGTGTTAAAGAAACCGGGCTGTTTTTTACAGGTGCTAACGGGTATAAATTAAAAGAGATAATAAGCGTAAAAGAGCTATTTAAAAAGTTAATAGATGGTGAAAATTCTTAA
- the tyrS gene encoding tyrosine--tRNA ligase — protein sequence MNIQEIIQELKRGVAEIIDMERIEFLIKRFYDKNENFYVKIGLDPTAPDLHLGHTVVLQKMAFLQKHGAIIQFLIGDFTAQIGDPSGKSETRKKLDVKTVLKNAKTYEEQVFKILDSSKTEIKFNSNWINDIGASGMIELASTFSVARMLEREDFTKRFKSGISISISEFLYPLLQGYDSVEMKSDIEMGGTDQKFNLLMGRTLQRIYNIGKEQAIIMMPLLEGLDGVNKMSKSLGNYIGITEDPNTMYGKLLSISDDLMWRYYELLSEKSISQIQEIKNGVKNGNIHPKNAKEALALEITSKYHGEKAANLAKIEFDNVHSKNEIPTEIQSFTIKENPVWIVKALVECKMCATNSEARRKIAENAVSINQSKISDDKMELNAGEYVLQIGKKSFAKLKVV from the coding sequence ATGAATATACAAGAAATTATACAAGAGTTAAAAAGAGGTGTTGCAGAAATAATTGATATGGAGCGCATAGAGTTCTTGATAAAAAGATTTTATGATAAAAATGAGAATTTTTATGTGAAAATAGGTCTTGATCCAACTGCGCCTGATTTACATCTAGGGCATACAGTTGTTCTTCAAAAAATGGCATTTTTACAAAAACACGGCGCTATAATTCAGTTTTTAATAGGCGATTTTACTGCTCAAATAGGCGATCCAAGCGGAAAAAGTGAAACTAGAAAAAAGCTTGATGTAAAAACTGTGCTTAAAAATGCTAAAACTTATGAAGAGCAAGTTTTTAAAATTTTAGATTCAAGTAAAACTGAGATTAAATTTAATTCAAATTGGATAAATGATATTGGTGCTAGCGGTATGATAGAGCTTGCTAGCACTTTTAGTGTTGCTAGAATGCTTGAAAGAGAAGATTTTACAAAAAGATTTAAAAGCGGCATAAGTATATCTATAAGCGAATTTTTATATCCACTTTTACAAGGATATGATAGCGTTGAGATGAAAAGCGACATAGAAATGGGCGGAACTGATCAGAAATTCAATCTTTTGATGGGTAGAACTTTACAAAGAATTTATAATATCGGAAAAGAACAAGCCATCATTATGATGCCTTTACTAGAGGGTTTAGATGGTGTAAATAAGATGAGTAAAAGTCTTGGAAATTACATTGGGATTACAGAAGATCCAAATACTATGTATGGCAAACTTTTAAGTATAAGTGATGATTTAATGTGGAGATATTATGAGCTTTTAAGTGAAAAAAGCATATCTCAAATACAAGAAATCAAAAATGGCGTAAAAAATGGCAATATCCATCCAAAAAATGCAAAAGAGGCTTTAGCTTTAGAAATAACATCTAAATATCATGGCGAAAAAGCTGCAAATTTGGCAAAAATAGAGTTTGATAATGTTCATAGTAAGAATGAAATTCCAACTGAAATTCAAAGCTTTACAATAAAAGAAAATCCAGTTTGGATAGTTAAAGCTTTAGTTGAGTGTAAAATGTGTGCTACAAATAGTGAAGCAAGAAGAAAAATTGCAGAAAATGCAGTAAGTATAAATCAAAGTAAAATTTCAGATGATAAAATGGAGCTTAATGCTGGCGAGTATGTATTACAAATAGGCAAAAAAAGTTTTGCTAAATTAAAGGTTGTATAA